One Fusarium poae strain DAOMC 252244 chromosome 4, whole genome shotgun sequence DNA window includes the following coding sequences:
- a CDS encoding hypothetical protein (BUSCO:29748at5125), with protein sequence MATRTIEARFERMSVNDENDPLGDGSKLYSKSKTISSTTSHGATRPNLFKVALQSQSSNANAAVMLPSQAAQRKANNPPPSPTRKALPSSSRTSDEVSEDRKSVTLPEQMSVPKQFHLGMFEIGRPLGKGKFGRVYLARERTTGFICALKVLHKNELQAGRVEKQVRREIEIQSNLRHPNILQLYGHFHDSKRVFLILEFAGKGELYKHLRKESRFPEWKAAQYIAQMASALRYLHRKHVIHRDIKPENILVGIHGEIKISDFGWSVHAPNNRRKTMCGTLDYLPPEMIKPGTSDNFYNEKVDLWSLGVLTYEFLVGEAPFEDTPVMTQRRIARADMSIPTWVSPEATDLIKKLLVLDPEKRIPLEQIQQHPWIIKHCVKGERASNREKGL encoded by the exons ATGGCTACCCGTACCATTGAGGCGCGCTTCGAGCGCATGTCGGTCAACGATGAGAATGACCCCCTGGGCGATGGCTCTAAGCTCTACAGCAAGAGCAAG ACTATTTCTTCGACAACAAGCCATGGTGCAACCCGTCCTAATCTTTTCAAGGTCGCTCTTCAGTCACAAAGCAGCAATGCCAACGCCGCTGTGATGCTGCCATCCCAGGCTGCTCAACGAAAAGCCAACAACCCTCCTCCATCCCCAACAAGAAAGGCCCTTCCCTCTTCATCGAGAACATCAGATGAGGTCTCTGAGGACCGGAAATCAGTCACCTTGCCGGAGCAGATGAGCGTTCCCAAACAGTTCCACTTGGGCATGTTTGAGATCGGCCGCCCTCTGGGTAAGGGCAAGTTTGGACGAGTCTATCTTGCCCGAGAGAGAACAACAGGTTTCATCTGTGCCCTCAAGGTCCTTCACAAGAACGAACTGCAGGCCGGTCGAGTTGAGAAGCAGGTTCGCCGAGAGATCGAGATTCAGAGCAACCTGAGACACCCCAATATTCTTCAGCTATACGGCCACTTCCACGACAGCAAGCGAGTGTTTTTGATTCTCGAATTCGCCGGCAAGGGTGAGCTGTACAAGCATCTCAGAAAAGAGAGCCGATTTCCCGAGTGGAAGGCTGCCCAGTACATTGCTCAGATGGCATCAGCCTTGCGCTACCTGCACCGAAAGCATGTTATCCACCGAGacatcaagcctgagaacatCTTGGTTGGTATTCACGGCGAGATCAAGATCTCGGATTTCGGATGGAGTGTGCACGCCCCCAACAACCGAAGAAAGACCATGTGCGGAACTCTCGACTACCTGCCCCCAGAGATGATCAAGCCTGGTACTTCCGACAATTTCTATAACGAGAAGGTTGACCTGTGGAGTTTGGGTGTCCTGACATATGAATTCCTCGTGGGCGAAGCGCCCTTCGAGGACACGCCAGTGATGACTCAACGAAGGATCGCTCGTGCTGATATGTCTATCCCAACGTGGGTTAGCCCTGAGGCTACAGATCTCATCAAAAAG CTGCTTGTGTTGGACCCCGAGAAGCGAATTCCCCTTGAGCAAATCCAACAACACCCTTGGATCATCAAGCACTGTGTCAAGGGTGAACGGGCCTCGAACCGCGAGAAGGGCCTATAA
- the GRS1 gene encoding Glycine--tRNA ligase 1, mitochondrial, with translation MTSSATTLKGQPLDKAVLESILRRRMFYTPSFEIYGGVGGLFDYGPPGCALQAAVIDQWRKHFILEEDMLEVDCTVLTPHEVLKTSGHVDKFADWMCKDPKNGEILRADHFVEAILEARLNGDKEARGQKVEEKEEDPKKKKKKAKTEAVKLEDSVVQEYEEVLARIDNYGGPELGELIKKYDLRNPATGVQPAEPVSFNLMFQTSIGPSSNYPGYLRPETAQGQFLNFAKLLEFNQSQMPFASASIGKSYRNEISPRAGLLRVREFLMAEIEHFVDPEGGKKHARFHEVEDVELVLLDRDTQLSGKTQTRTVKIGQAVKDGLVDNETLGYFLARIHQFLQKIGIDMTKLRFRQHMANEMAHYACDCWDAELFTSSGWIECVGCADRSAYDLSVHAKKTGAPLVVREQRETPLVIEEWQIDIERKKFGPQFKKDAKTVEAALLATPQEQREKLAKDLNENGSITLEVPGVGDGKVQVSKESIAIEFRKRVENTREFVPNVIEPSFGIGRILYSLMEHSFWTRGTEGGDEARGVLSFPPIVAPTKVLLVPLSSNSQFKPLLKQLSQRLRSAGISSRVDDSSASIGKRYSRNDELGTPLGITIDFQTAQDGSVTLRDRDSTNQVRAEQEKIIDAIKSLVDGSKTWAQIESELPKFEGQEVEVAAR, from the exons ATGACTTCCAGCGCGACAACCCTCAAGGGCCAGCCCCTCGACAAGGCTGTTCTCGAATCCATCCTCCGACGACGCATGTTCTATACCCCCTCATTCGAGATCTACGGCGGTGTTGGTGGTCTGTTCGACTATGGCCCTCCTGGTTGTGCGCTTCAAGCGGCCGTCATTGACCAATGGAGGAAACACTTCATCCTTGAGGAGGATATGCTCGAGGTTGACTGCACTGTCCTGACTCCCCACGAGGTTCTCAAGACCAGTGGTCACGTCGACAAGTTTGCCGACTGGATGTGCAAGGACCCCAAGAACGGCGAGATTCTCCGAGCCGACCACTTCGTCGAGGCCATTCTCGAAGCCCGCCTGAACGGTGACAAGGAGGCCCGTGGCCAGAAGGTGGAGGAAAAGGAGGAGgaccccaagaagaagaagaagaaggcaaagACTGAGGCTGTCAAGCTTGAGGATTCTGTTGTCCAAGAGTACGAGGAGGTCCTTGCCAGAATCGACAACTACGGTGGCCCTGAGCTCGGCGAGCTCATCAAGAAGTACGACCTCAGAAACCCTGCTACTGGTGTCCAGCCTGCAGAGCCTGTTTCCTTCAACCTCATGTTCCAGACCTCTATCGGTCCCAGTAGCAACTACCCTGGTTACCTCCGTCCCGAGACTGCTCAGGGCCAGTTCCTGAACTTTGCCAAGCTTCTCGAGTTCAACCAGTCCCAGATGCCTTTCGCTTCCGCCTCTATCGGCAAGTCATACCGTAACGAGATCTCTCCTCGTGCCGGTCTTTTGCGAGTCCGTGAGTTCCTCATGGCTGAGATCGAGCACTTTGTCGATCCCGAGGGTGGCAAGAAGCACGCGCGATTCCACGAGGTCGAGGATGTCGAGCTCGTTCTTCTCGACCGTGATACCCAGCTTTCTGGCAAAACCCAAACCAGGACTGTTAAGATTGGGCAAGCTGTTAAGGATGGTCTTGTCGACAACGAGACTCTGGGCTACTTCCTTGCTCGAATCCACCAATTTTTGCAGAAGATTGGTATTGACATGACTAAGCTGCGCTTCCGTCAGCATATGGCCAACGAAATGGCCCATTACGCCTGCGACTGCTGGGACGCTGAGTTGTTCACCAGCTCCGGCTGGATCGAGTGCGTTGGCTGTGCCGACCGAAGTGCTTACGATTTGAGCGTGCATGCCAAGAAGACCGGTGCTCCCCTGGTCGTGCGTGAGCAGCGTGAGACACCCCTCGTTATCGAGGAGTGGCAGATTGATAtcgagaggaagaagtttggTCCTCAGTTCAAGAAGGACGCCAAGACTGTCGAGGCTGCTCTTTTGGCCACGCCACAGGAACAGCGAGAGAAGCTTGCCAAGGATTTGAATGAAAACGGCAGCATCACACTCGAGGTGCCTGGTGTTGGTGACGGCAAGGTTCAGGTCAGCAAGGAATCTATCGCCATCGAGTTCCGCAAGAGGGTTGAGAACACTCGTGAATTCGTTCCCAACGTCATTGAGCCCTCATTCGGTATTGGCCGTATCCTCTACTCTTTGATGGAGCACAGCTTCTGGACCCGTGGTACTGAAGGTGGTGATGAGGCCCGTGGT GTCCTGTCCTTCCCCCCTATCGTGGCCCCTACCAAGGTTCTCCTTGTTCCCCTTTCCTCCAACTCTCAGTTCAAGCCTCTTCTTAAGCAGCTTTCTCAACGTCTTCGCAGCGCTGGTATCTCTAGCCGTGTCGATGATTCATCTGCCAGTATTGGCAAGCGATACAGCCGAAACGATGAGCTTGGTACTCCTCTTGGCATCACCATCGATTTCCAGACAGCCCAAGACGGCTCGGTCACTCTGCGAGACCGTGACAGCACCAACCAGGTCCGAGCTGAACAGGAGAAGATCATCGACGCTATCAAGTCACTTGTGGATGGTAGCAAGACCTGGGCCCAAATTGAGAGCGAGCTCCCCAAGTTTGAGGGTCAGGAGGTCGAGGTTGCTGCACGataa